From the genome of Onthophagus taurus isolate NC chromosome 5, IU_Otau_3.0, whole genome shotgun sequence, one region includes:
- the LOC111426388 gene encoding uncharacterized protein produces the protein MQKGCRFYSDEIIFLFPAPPPLLRNDDKDKYAHITQLLLRLTFILFHGFRVVVKIPRRALKPPRRPRTQLIPRHRIKMIKFLQTTIILSCLIVLNVSLPTSIVEEVKDNDIRNFKVKRAHDSQPQPGVFYKKPTAIKRDTTRNEQLVPNWGANEVYPNLGGLTYIGSNDYSDEKALTDYEKAYKHAENQVKLDEALRNAILKSEIYGEPTSMNPYRYYVDDQKKRKRREAPKNKLKYERVKRDTELNPEEILTVLSLLDKERQRNPSFDNDLNNYLNQNYFNGISDDEETWLDGPVYPHVSHSNKNSKYYYEKPTQIYGKYPDVFESKPKRFKIAKRKNDPTKELRYLNGPSVNDYYTLAQLLNNQREPNVPVYHRAVL, from the exons atgCAAAAAGGGTGTCGTTTTTATTCTGatgagattatttttttattcccgGCTCCTCCGCCTCTTTTGCGCAATGACGACAAAGATAAATACGCCCACATCACCCAGCTCCTTCTACGCCTTACTTTTATCCTCTTCCACGGATTCCGCGTCGTCGTCAAGATACCCAGGCGAGCTTTAAAGCCGCCCCGACGTCCACGAACTCAGTTGATCCCCAGGCACcgaataaaaatgattaaattctTGCAaactacaattattttaagttgcctcattgttttaaatgtttctttaCCGACATCTATCGTCGAAGAAGTCAAAGATAATGACATAAggaattttaaag TTAAAAGAGCCCATGATTCCCAACCCCAACCCGGCGTTTTCTACAAGAAACCAACAGCTATAAAAagag ATACGACAAGAAATGAGCAACTTGTACCAAATTGGGGGGCTAACGAAGTTTACCCCAACTTAGGGGGGCTAACTTACATCGGGTCGAATGATTACTCCGACGAAAAAGCCCTCACCGATTACGAAAAAGCGTATAAACACGCCGAAAATCAGGTTAAATTGGACGAGGCGCTCCGCAACGCAATTTTAAAATCGGAGATTTATGGGGAACCCACCTCGATGAATCCTTATCGATACTACGTTGACGATCAGAAGAAGAGAAAACGGAGGGAGGCACCGAAAAATAAACTCAA atatgaGAGAGTTAAACGCGACACTGAGTTAAACCCCGAAGAGATTTTAACGGTTTTGAGCCTCCTGGACAAAGAGAGACAAAGAAATCCCTCTTTCGATAAcgatttaaacaattatttaaatcagaattattttaatgggATCTCCGATGATGAGGAAACTTGGTTGGATGGGCCAGTTTATCCCCATGTATCCCACAGCAACAAAAACTCGAAATATTATTACGAAAAGCCGACTCAAATTTACGGAAAATATCCCGACGTTTTCGAGTCGAAGCCGAAGCGGTTTAAAATCGCGAAAAGGAAGAACGACCCGACTAAGGAGTTAAGATATTTAAATGGACCCTCCGTTAACGATTATTACACCTTGGCTcaacttttaaataatcaacGTGAACCCAACGTACCCGTTTATCACAGGGCCGTATTATAA
- the LOC111426385 gene encoding serine/threonine-protein kinase RIO3 codes for MSNHEEDFVIINNEDVTDESIARELEKEINASDGSEHLSKAFISNDEAIARELQGQIDREYNESLKRLERLQNGTSKLNISYEKYKKYENYDGYGEEDYDEFDPGDNVDWDRFEAVDRTFNSVPPCGYLFNKDGTVVTKHDVSLNGQRNMKRLMSLPPNVQTGDGAASHMEISNSVLNGLKLHSQHEIHRENMRRKDKDDTKDRKLDKIRKIGLIGVDQSTNDTIHSLFKGINPCLNAINGRVGEGKESLIYFGEKTPDKAYYYINERPNFDCILKLYKIDGHDFRQQEKYIAGDYRYKDRYNSKMNKFNIICLWAEKERDNLVRLGKYISCPEPIMLKNNVLVMSFIGNKGKPAKKLNQSNLSTREYFSAYEQIIKTMKKMYTKARLVHADLSEYNILWHNQKCYFIDVSQAVDIAHINAFEYLKRDCKNIIDFFDKKHIAGTMTKEELFKYITNEEYNDKIGLELLTMTFKEKHHPKNHDDHKFEELWARSKAKLVGV; via the exons atgagTAATCACGAAGAAGATTTCGTAATAATCAACAACGAAGATGTGACGGACGAGAGTATTGCGAGGGAACTTGAGAAAGAAATCAACGCATCCGATGGTTCTGAACATTTAAGCAAAGCTTTTATATCAAACGATGAGGCCATCGCTAGGGAATTACAAGGTCAAATCGACAGGGAGTACAATGAGAGTTTAAAAAGATTGGAGAGGTTACAAAATGGGACCTCAAAGTTGAATATTTCTTatgaaaaatataagaaatatgaaaattatg atgGGTACGGAGAAGAAGATTATGATGAGTTTGATCCCGGAGATAACGTTGATTGGGACAGATTCGAAGCTGTTGATAGAACGTTTAATTCCGTACCACCGTGcgggtatttatttaataaagatggAACGGTTGTGACAAAACACGATGTTAGCTTAAACGGACAAAGGAATATGAAGAGATTGATGAGTTTACCCCCAAATGTCCAAACAGGAGATGGAGCAGCTTCTCATATGGAGATATCAAATAGCGTTTTAAATGG gttaaaactTCACTCCCAACATGAGATACATCGCGAAAATATGCGACGTAAAGATAAAGACGATACAAAGGATCgcaaattagataaaattcgTAAAATTGGATTAATCGGAGTTGATCAAAGTACGAATGATACGATTCATAGTTTATTCAAAGGAATTAACCCTTGTCTTAATGCAATTAATGGACGAGTCGGTGAAGGAAAAGAATCATTGATTTATTTTGGGGAAAAAACTCCCGATAAAGcgtattattatattaatgagCGCCCAAACTTCgattgtattttaaaattatacaaaatcgATGGGCACGATTTTAGGCAACAAGAAAAGTACATAGCGGGTGATTATCGTTATAAGGATCGTTATAATTCAAAgatgaataaatttaatataatttgtttGTGGGCGGAAAAGGAGCGCGATAATTTGGTACGCTTGGGAAAGTATATTTCATGTCCAGAGCCAATTATGTTGAAAAACAACGTGTTAGTGATGAGTTTTATCGGTAATAAAGGAAAACCagcgaaaaaattaaatcaaagtAATTTATCCACCCGCGAATACTTCTCAGCTTACGAACAAATCATCAAAACCATGAAAAAGATGTATACAAAGGCGCGTTTAGTCCACGCCGATTTATCCGAGTACAACATTTTATGGCATAATCAAAAATGCTACTTCATCGATGTGAGTCAAGCCGTTGATATCGCCCATATTAATGCTTTTGAGTATTTAAAAAGGGATTGCAAAAAtatcattgatttttttgacaaGAAACATATAGCTGGTACAATGACGAAAgaggaattatttaaatacatcACCAATGAAGAATACAATGATAAAATTGGGTTGGAATTGTTAACGATGACTTTTAAGGAGAAACATCATCCCAAAAATCATGATGATCATAAATTCGAGGAGCTTTGGGCTAGATCTAAAGCTAAACTGGTTggtgtttaa